The following is a genomic window from Desulfotignum phosphitoxidans DSM 13687.
GGAACATTCATTTTATAAATAATGGAGAATTTAGAACACCACTCATTCAGGGACTCATTGCGAATGAAAGAAAAAAAGAAATTGAAGTCGCTATTTCCTGATTTTAAAGTTTTTCGTGAGAAAAAAACGCGAAAAGAATTGATCCCTTATCAAGAACAATAAGAAGAAAAGATGATGGAAAAGACTCTCCCTAGACCGATACTTATTAAAAGTAAAAATCATAGTAAAATAGCTCTTTACCATTACGCAAATCCAACAAGTAATTTTTTACCTGTAATTTTAACACATGGGACATTTTCAAACGCAATTATTTGCGCGAAGCTTGCGGAATTTTTAAATTTTAATGGGTTTGAGTGCTGGATTTACGAATGGGTTGGACATGGGAATAGCAAATACGGATCCTTTTTTCCGGATGCAGAAGATTTTGCCTTAAATGACGTTCCTGCTGTGATTCAAAAGGTACTTACACTGACTAATAAGAAATCCTGTATTTGGGTTGCCCATAGTGGAGGTGGATTTTTGCCGTTTATATATATGGCAAGAAATCTTCATCAGCAGTATGCAATAGAACGACTTGTGGGAATAGGATCACAAGCTTTTGGTGTAGGCAAAACGTGTTTTGGTCAAGTAATTACACGAACGATTCCGATCATTAATCGATTTTTTGGTAAAGTACCAGGTCCGTTTTTTGGGCTGGGACCCGAAGATGAAATTTCGGGATTCTTAAATCAATGGTGCCAATGGAACCGTTCTGGAAAATGGATAGGAAAAGACGGCTTTAACTATTACAAGGCAATGAAGGACATTCACTTGCCAACTTTATTGATATCAGGGAGAAATGATATCATAGCACCACCCGATGGGTGCCGAAAAATGCTTAAGCCTTTAGGCAGTACACAAAAGAAAATCATTGTTTGCTCAAAAGCAGCGGGTTACTTAGAAAATTATAACCATCCAAGATTGATTGCCAGTAAAAATGCAAAGGCAGAAATATGGCCTATCGTACTTCAGTTCGTTAAGAATAAAGAAAGGGGCATAGGGGGGCTGGTGTCTTGAAAATGGGGAAGCGTTTTTAAGATGGCGGGAGACCCAGCTATAATATTGACTCGGCAAATGTTTACATGACATTTTGTCTGTAATTTGCCTTAAAAGGGGGATGAAAAAAAATGATTAAAAAAACAGTCCTGTTATTACTGACTTTTGCAATGCTTTCCTTTAGTGAAGCAACTCCTGAAGAAACCTATTCATTAACGGTAAAATCAGTAGGATTCAGGAATTCTGAAGGAGAGATTCTGTTTGCATTGTACAACAAAGATGGCTCCATTCCGGATGAGAAATACAAGAATTATTTCAAAAAGGGTGTCTCGCAAATTGATAAAAATGGCACAGCCACTTTTATTTTTACAGATTTACCAAAAGGAAGTTACGCCGTAAATATTTTACACGATGAAAATAAAAACGGAAAAATAGACAAGAAATTCCTTCTGCCAATTCCAAGTGAGGGCATCGGGTTTTCAAATTATGAATCCATTGGAATGTCAGATCGCCCTAATTTTTCTAAAGCGAGTTTTTTAGTAAAATCTGATATGGAAAAAGTTATAAAAGTAATTTATCTGTAATGAAACTTGATAGCCGCCTACATCAAATCGGGTAATTTGGCGTATTTCAGCATTTTTCAGACCAGGCGCACCTTTTCGTGCACGTTCCATCAAAATGCTAACGCAAAACTACATGGGAGGGGGGAGTATGTCAATGTTTGGGTTTCAGTTTTGATGGATGCAGCCTTAAAAGGGGCATGAAAAAAAATGACGCCCGAAAACTGAGCACAGAAGCTCAACAAGAAATTCGTTATCAGGTTGTCCAGCTAAAAAAACAGTTGTTGTAGGATAGGGCAAGATTATCGAGACCGGCCTGGTCATCGGAAAAGATCCAGTCACCGATATAAACATGGAAACCTGAATGGCGCCATGAAAGCAGATTCTCGATAACGGCGTCCGTTATTTTGCCCTCTTTTTTGAGCATCTTGAGAACCTCATAAAAGAAAAAATAAATCCTCAGCCGTTTGGGAATACTGAATACCCATTGCCGGTGGGGCACATCCTTGAGCACAGACGATACATAACCATTTAGGAAAAATGGCAGCATTGCCAAATTTCCTTCCATGAGAAGGCTTTTGTCAAGGACAAATTCGTTCACGAATTATCCTTTCCCTCCATCCAACAAGTCTCGACCGTCACGCTTCCATCCGCACTCTTTTGTGGGGCTGCCATTTGCCCCGGTGCATGTTAATATCCGTGGGCAGGAGCTGCTATCTAAATGACGCAATCGTTGCACGTCAGCGGCGACTGACTGTTGCAAGGAAATTTTCGCAGTCTCCTGGATGAGACGTTGGAAACCTTTATCAAATTGTCCCATATCCCTCTTGATCTTTTTACCAGCAATGATATCATTTTTTTTGCCGGCTCGGAGGATAGGGCAATGCTTGGAAGCAACCCGAGCGCCGCAGCTGGTGACGAAGGCATGAGGGCAGGTACACCGCGACTGTACCTGTCCCTCCCTCATGCTTTTGTCCTCAAAGCGATAAATCCCGGGGGGACAGGGGGCTGGCCCCCTTAAAATCGGGTTATCTTCCCTTAAAATATTCATGCTTCAGCTATTGAACCCTTTGTTAAATTTGGTGATAATCATCTTCAGGCCGCTTTTTTGTTCATGCCATAAAACGGTTGATATTTATCTTGGGTCACCCACAGTCGATGTAGCAGCACAGACAGTTTCCGAGCCACTGCAACCACCGCCCGTTTCTTGGCGTTTTTGCCTCCCCGGGCGGCAATCGACATCCCATGCAGGCGCAGGTTACTCTCCGGCCCAAACGGCCCCATAATATACTGGGCGCTTCCCACCAGTAATTGGCGCAGGTAAGTATTCCCTGCCTTGGTAATGGGAAGCTGTTTGTCAGTATCTCCGGATTGATCCCGCCGGGGTGTCAGCCCTAAAAATGGTCCCACTTGACGGCTTTTGGCAAAGCGTGCAGGATCTTCCAGGGTCAACACAAAACACAGCGCGGTGATCGGACCGACACCGGCTACCTGACGTAGATATTGCGTTTCCGGATACCGTTCCATACTCAGCTGCTCAATCTGAAGATCAAGCGCCTTTATCTGTTCGTTCAAATGAAAGAGGGTTTGAAACACAGCATCCAAAGCAGATCGAAGCTCAGGGGGCACAAGGGGTTCACATTTTTTGGCAAAACTCGCTGTACTGCATTTGGGCAAACGCTCTCCATTGGTCTTGACAAGCCCTCGGATATGGTTGATCAGCTGGGTGCGGCTCTTGACCAGCATATCACGGGACTTGATTGATGAAAGGTCTGCTTGTGCCTGGCTGTTGCGGTGTTTCAACGGATGTAATAACCGGGGTTCTATCCGACAGACCATCCCCAATATCCGAGCATCACGGGCATCGGATTTATCAACACTGTCCCAAATCAATCTTAATTTGCGAGGGTTGCCAACATAGACAGTCAACCCCATTTCTCCCAGCAGACGGCTGATCCACGGAGAATGAGTGCCCGCCTCCATGGCCACCCTGGCGTGTTTGTAACGCTGAAAGAATTTGCTGACACCGGCCTTTGTATTGGTCACCTGGGCAGTCTCCAGTTCGTTGCCCTCACCGTCAAATACCACTGCTATGTGAAATTTGTCTCCCAAATCGATTCCAATTGTGATAGTATTTTTCATGGCTGGTCCCTCCTTAATCTTTGCAGCCCTTTGGGTGACTGCGTTAAAAATTTAGCGTGATTATATCACAGCTCGTCGGAGGGATCAGCCTTCTCATATTATCTAAATGGCGATTATCCCGAGGCTTCTCCGTTCCCTATTGCATTTTAAAATTCTCTTTACTATATAAGGATACAGCATCAGCGCCCCATTGGTCCCAATTGATGTAACCGACAGAGCGGAGCTATTTCCCTTGCCCGGCCTACAGATCCATCTGATATTGCTGTGCCCCAGCAACTCCTGAATGCTCCGGGCCTGAAAAAGTCCTTGCGTATCTCGGGCGGTGCACGCACAGAGTGGCCATCTCAAATTACCGCATCAAATCTTTTGAAAATGGAAAAGTTATTTTCACCTGGAAAGACCGGGCACAAAATAACGCCATCAAAGAAATGACGCTTGATGCAACGGAATTCATCCGAAGGTTCCTGCTCCATGTATTACCCAGAGGGTTTAAGAAAATCCGGCATTTTGGTTTTCTGTCTCCCCGATACAAAAAAAACAACATCAAACTCATTCGGGAGC
Proteins encoded in this region:
- a CDS encoding alpha/beta fold hydrolase; the encoded protein is MMEKTLPRPILIKSKNHSKIALYHYANPTSNFLPVILTHGTFSNAIICAKLAEFLNFNGFECWIYEWVGHGNSKYGSFFPDAEDFALNDVPAVIQKVLTLTNKKSCIWVAHSGGGFLPFIYMARNLHQQYAIERLVGIGSQAFGVGKTCFGQVITRTIPIINRFFGKVPGPFFGLGPEDEISGFLNQWCQWNRSGKWIGKDGFNYYKAMKDIHLPTLLISGRNDIIAPPDGCRKMLKPLGSTQKKIIVCSKAAGYLENYNHPRLIASKNAKAEIWPIVLQFVKNKERGIGGLVS
- a CDS encoding DUF2141 domain-containing protein; translated protein: MIKKTVLLLLTFAMLSFSEATPEETYSLTVKSVGFRNSEGEILFALYNKDGSIPDEKYKNYFKKGVSQIDKNGTATFIFTDLPKGSYAVNILHDENKNGKIDKKFLLPIPSEGIGFSNYESIGMSDRPNFSKASFLVKSDMEKVIKVIYL
- a CDS encoding transposase, whose translation is MLPFFLNGYVSSVLKDVPHRQWVFSIPKRLRIYFFFYEVLKMLKKEGKITDAVIENLLSWRHSGFHVYIGDWIFSDDQAGLDNLALSYNNCFFSWTT
- a CDS encoding IS110 family RNA-guided transposase; the encoded protein is MKNTITIGIDLGDKFHIAVVFDGEGNELETAQVTNTKAGVSKFFQRYKHARVAMEAGTHSPWISRLLGEMGLTVYVGNPRKLRLIWDSVDKSDARDARILGMVCRIEPRLLHPLKHRNSQAQADLSSIKSRDMLVKSRTQLINHIRGLVKTNGERLPKCSTASFAKKCEPLVPPELRSALDAVFQTLFHLNEQIKALDLQIEQLSMERYPETQYLRQVAGVGPITALCFVLTLEDPARFAKSRQVGPFLGLTPRRDQSGDTDKQLPITKAGNTYLRQLLVGSAQYIMGPFGPESNLRLHGMSIAARGGKNAKKRAVVAVARKLSVLLHRLWVTQDKYQPFYGMNKKAA